In Solanum pennellii chromosome 7, SPENNV200, the following are encoded in one genomic region:
- the LOC107025344 gene encoding peroxidase 3-like yields MSKFGDLGNFLVLYILLGIVGSSYGQLQLNFYAKSCPQAEKIIQDYVYKQIPKAPSLAPALLRMHFHDCFVRGCDGSVLLNFTSRTKNQTEKVAVPNQTLRGFSFIDGVKKALEAECPGVVSCADIVALVARDSVVVTGGPYWKVPTGRRDGRISNASEALANIPPPTSNFSSLQTSFASKGLDLKDLVLLSGAHTIGVSHCPSFSSRLYNFTGVWGKKDPSLDSEYAANLKMKKCKSINDNTTIVEMDPGSSSKFDLSYFQLVLKRRGLFQSDAALTTSAKTKSFINQLVQGSLEQFYAEFGVAMEKMGKIEVKTGSAGEIRKHCAAVNS; encoded by the exons ATGTCTAAATTTGGTGATTTGGGTAATTTTCTAGTGTTGTATATACTACTAGGAATAGTTGGTTCTAGCTATGGTCAGTTGCAGCTCAACTTCTATGCAAAGAGCTGTCCGCAAGCAGAAAAGATAATTCAAGATTATGTGTATAAGCAAATCCCAAAGGCTCCGTCTCTTGCACCTGCGTTGCTCAGAATGCATTTCCACGATTGCTTTGTCAGG GGTTGTGATGGTTCTGTACTCCTGAATTTCACTTCGCGCACTAAAAACCAGACTGAAAAAGTGGCTGTTCCTAATCAAACGCTGAGAGGCTTCTCATTTATCGATGGTGTGAAGAAAGCATTGGAAGCTGAATGCCCTGGAGTTGTGTCATGTGCGGATATTGTTGCCTTGGTTGCTAGAGACTCTGTTGTAGTCACA GGAGGCCCTTACTGGAAGGTTCCAACTGGTAGAAGAGATGGAAGAATATCAAACGCCTCGGAAGCCTTGGCAAACATCCCTCCTCCGACAAGTAACTTTTCCAGTCTCCAGACGTCTTTTGCCAGCAAGGGTCTTGACCTAAAAGACTTGGTACTATTGTCTG GTGCACATACCATTGGAGTCTCTCACTGTCCGTCATTTTCATCACGTTTATACAATTTTACTGGAGTTTGGGGCAAAAAAGATCCATCTCTAGACAGCGAATATGCAGCTAATCTAAAGATGAAGAAATGCAAATCCATCAATGACAACACCACAATTGTCGAAATGGATCCTGGAAGCTCCAGTAAATTTGATCTTAGTTACTTCCAGCTTGTGCTCAAGAGAAGAGGGCTATTTCAATCTGATGCAGCCTTGACAACAAGTGCGAAAACAAAGTCATTCATCAACCAGTTAGTACAAGGATCACTCGAACAATTCTATGCCGAATTTGGTGTAGCAATGGAGAAAATGGGAAAGATTGAGGTCAAGACCGGCTCTGCTGGTGAGATTAGGAAGCACTGTGCAGCTGTGAATAGTTAA